Proteins from a genomic interval of Schistocerca serialis cubense isolate TAMUIC-IGC-003099 chromosome 11, iqSchSeri2.2, whole genome shotgun sequence:
- the LOC126426685 gene encoding S-phase kinase-associated protein 2-like isoform X3, with amino-acid sequence MESPTLACNPPDDVLFCVFAYLPIPELVRCATVCKQWYKIVTGFTHLWKGKRYVSNRSPRESAETCAVLSIVPLLQEIEIKVAKMFEVKIYYPQLFLSVTNMSDIRAVQDCQRLGSTHVTTDLSIADIVFSSRSPICFTALRTLKIVRGNPTLTLFKPGTRAECAIISALELCPFLTELSLDVESLSANYLDSLEGLGRLEVLRIHCRSLNDLTFLRHCSDKLEELELESCDDLPSAAYAELRHLGKLQMLRLCDCRVGGADMEVAAAGLRSLEKLQLDRCGMLSDLSFLRFCSQLRELRVEAEDVVLTGLKHLPTGLRSLCLVNNALTGDELSEVLPFLRLLEELNLCNTELVQLGFLRYCRRLRRLCLKNSTWPDTSELSSPCNLTRLETLVREGAGTMWTYSPERCRHCRDWTLCRWPTYRTPPGGPSASGRNVALCCFSEFTGWRWMPVGNLNT; translated from the coding sequence ATGGAATCGCCAACACTCGCCTGCAACCCGCCAGACGACGTACTGTTTTGCGTCTTTGCCTATCTGCCCATCCCAGAGTTGGTCCGATGTGCTACTGTGTGCAAGCAGTGGTACAAAATTGTGACAGGGTTCACCCACCTGTGGAAAGGGAAAAGGTACGTCAGCAATAGAAGTCCGAGAGAATCTGCCGAGACGTGTGCCGTATTGTCCATCGTACCGCTGTTGCAGGAAATCGAAATCAAGGTGGCGAAAATGTTTGAGGTGAAAATTTACTACCCGCAGTTGTTTTTGTCAGTGACCAATATGTCTGACATACGAGCTGTGCAGGACTGTCAGAGACTAGGGTCTACGCACGTGACAACTGATCTCAGCATTGCAGATATCGTCTTCTCTTCTCGTTCGCCTATCTGTTTTACAGCGCTCCGGACGCTGAAGATCGTCAGAGGGAACCCGACACTGACACTCTTCAAGCCGGGCACTAGGGCGGAATGTGCCATCATCTCTGCCCTGGAGCTGTGCCCGTTTCTCACGGAGCTGAGCCTCGACGTAGAGTCCCTGTCGGCGAACTACTTGGACTCTCTGGAAGGGCTCGGCCGGCTGGAGGTTCTGAGAATCCACTGCCGCAGTCTGAACGACCTGACATTCCTACGGCACTGCTCGGATAAACTGGAGGAACTGGAACTGGAAAGTTGCGACGACTTGCCGTCGGCTGCGTACGCGGAGCTCCGCCACCTCGGGAAACTGCAGATGTTGCGGCTGTGCGACTGCCGTGTGGGGGGAGCGGACATGGAGGTGGCCGCGGCAGGTCTGAGGTCTCTCGAGAAGCTACAGTTGGACCGTTGCGGAATGCTCTCGGACCTGTCCTTCTTGCGGTTCTGCAGCCAGCTGCGGGAGCTCCGCGTCGAGGCCGAGGACGTGGTGCTGACTGGTCTGAAGCACCTGCCCACCGGACTCCGCTCGCTCTGTCTCGTCAACAACGCTCTGACCGGTGACGAACTCTCCGAGGTGCTCCCGTTCCTGCGGCTGCTCGAGGAACTGAACCTCTGCAATACGGAGCTGGTCCAACTGGGCTTCCTCCGCTACTGTCGCAGACTGCGCCGCCTCTGCCTCAAGAACTCTACCTGGCCCGACACGTCGGAACTGTCGAGCCCGTGCAATCTGACGCGGCTCGAGACGTTGGTCCGAGAAGGTGCGGGGACGATGTGGACGTACTCTCCGGAACGGTGTCGTCACTGCCGCGACTGGACACTCTGTCGCTGGCCTACGTACAGGACGCCGCCGGGAGGTCCCTCAGCCAGTGGTCGCAACGTCGCACTTTGTTGCTTTTCTGAGTTTACGGGTTGGAGGTGGATGCCCGTTGGGAACTTGAACACCTGA